In a single window of the Candidatus Celerinatantimonas neptuna genome:
- the trpGD gene encoding Bifunctional protein TrpGD: MNEVLEQLYQGNDLTLAQSQQLFDQIVKGQLDPIVLSSFLTALKIKGETPTEIAGAAQALLENAAPFPTPDYEFADIVGTGGDGYNTINISTTAAFVTASLGIKIAKHGNRSVSSKSGSSDLLAAMGINIEMSPQTARQCLDDLNLCFLFAPQYHAGIRHAMPVRKALKTRTIFNVLGPLINPAHPTMEIMGVYDRSLLKPIAETFQQMGMKKVMVVYGAGLDEVAIHGPTDIAHVNENSIDYYQLTPEDFGITQADINDLKGGTPEQNRTITEQLLQGVGSFAHLNAVAANAALLLLLAGKTDNIATGLQMAIDEMKSKRPLNLARQLAEKSQ, from the coding sequence ATGAATGAGGTTCTTGAGCAACTCTATCAGGGAAATGATCTCACTCTGGCTCAAAGCCAGCAATTATTCGATCAAATAGTAAAAGGTCAACTCGACCCTATTGTGCTCTCGTCTTTTCTGACTGCATTAAAAATTAAAGGGGAAACACCGACTGAAATCGCTGGTGCTGCACAAGCATTATTGGAAAATGCAGCCCCATTTCCTACACCTGACTATGAATTTGCCGATATTGTTGGAACAGGTGGCGATGGGTATAACACGATCAATATTTCAACTACAGCTGCTTTTGTAACAGCCAGCCTAGGAATTAAGATCGCCAAACACGGTAACCGTAGTGTTTCTAGTAAATCCGGCTCATCCGACCTGCTTGCTGCGATGGGGATCAATATTGAGATGTCCCCACAAACAGCCAGACAATGTCTCGATGATCTAAATCTGTGTTTTTTATTTGCACCTCAATACCATGCAGGAATTCGCCACGCCATGCCTGTGCGAAAAGCATTAAAGACCAGAACCATTTTTAACGTACTCGGCCCGTTAATCAATCCGGCCCACCCAACAATGGAAATCATGGGGGTCTATGATCGAAGTCTGCTTAAGCCGATCGCCGAGACCTTCCAGCAAATGGGCATGAAAAAAGTCATGGTTGTCTATGGCGCTGGCCTTGATGAAGTCGCAATTCACGGCCCAACAGATATCGCCCATGTAAATGAAAACTCTATAGACTATTATCAGCTTACTCCTGAGGATTTTGGTATTACTCAAGCTGATATCAATGATCTCAAAGGCGGAACTCCAGAGCAAAACCGAACCATCACAGAGCAGCTACTACAAGGTGTTGGCTCTTTTGCCCATCTTAATGCAGTTGCTGCAAATGCTGCTCTGCTCCTGCTATTAGCAGGAAAAACCGATAATATAGCAACGGGTCTGCAAATGGCCATCGATGAAATGAAGTCGAAACGACCATTGAACTTAGCCCGTCAACTCGCGGAGAAAAGCCAGTGA
- the trpC gene encoding Tryptophan biosynthesis protein TrpCF, with protein sequence MIIRETGTVLDKIIADKLEWVKKRKQHQPLAEFKHELVPSERSFIDALKQNSTQFILECKKASPSKGLIRESFDLPAIADVYRNHAAAISVLTDEKYFQGSHTFLPIVRSRVHQPVLCKDFFVDPYQVYLARYYQADVILLMLSVLDDELYEVLAKTAHSLGLDVLTEVSNQSELDRAIALNAPVIGINNRDLRDMSIDLGRTERLAPQIPKDRAIVSESGIYTNQDVRRLSPLVDAFLIGSSIMEQDNIDMACRQVILGEHKVCGLTREDDAIDAYQAGAVYGGFIFAEKSPRNVSIDRALEIKKSTPLRYVGVFVDAPIDQIVATAKQLQLAAVQLHGQESDEFIQLLKKQLPIRCEIWKAIGVENKLPVVPQNADRLLFDCKVGTQTGGTGQTFNWDLVKDFINNAMLAGGLTPQNTAQAAQMGAIGLDFNSGLETDPGQKDPDKIAEVFQILRHYQ encoded by the coding sequence GTGATTATCAGAGAAACAGGCACTGTCTTAGATAAAATCATTGCTGATAAATTAGAGTGGGTAAAAAAACGCAAGCAACACCAACCGTTAGCTGAATTTAAGCATGAATTAGTCCCAAGTGAACGTAGTTTTATCGATGCACTTAAGCAGAATTCGACTCAATTCATACTAGAGTGTAAAAAAGCATCACCCTCAAAAGGGCTGATTCGTGAGTCATTTGATCTGCCGGCTATCGCTGATGTCTATCGCAACCATGCAGCAGCTATTTCAGTCCTGACTGATGAAAAATATTTTCAGGGAAGCCATACGTTCTTGCCCATCGTTCGCTCACGCGTTCATCAACCAGTTTTATGCAAAGACTTTTTCGTTGACCCATATCAGGTTTACCTGGCTCGTTACTATCAGGCAGATGTCATATTATTAATGCTTTCTGTACTTGATGACGAGCTTTATGAAGTTTTAGCCAAGACAGCCCATTCACTCGGATTAGATGTACTAACGGAAGTAAGCAACCAGTCTGAGCTTGACCGAGCCATTGCATTAAACGCTCCAGTTATCGGCATCAATAATCGGGATTTACGAGACATGTCCATCGATTTAGGTCGCACAGAACGTCTGGCGCCACAAATTCCTAAAGACCGGGCCATTGTCAGCGAATCAGGGATTTATACAAATCAGGATGTTCGTCGTCTCAGCCCTCTTGTAGACGCATTTTTGATCGGCAGTTCAATTATGGAACAGGACAATATTGACATGGCCTGCCGCCAGGTGATCTTAGGTGAACATAAGGTATGCGGTTTGACTCGAGAAGACGATGCCATCGACGCTTATCAGGCAGGCGCAGTGTATGGCGGTTTCATCTTTGCCGAAAAATCGCCAAGGAACGTTTCCATCGATAGAGCCCTTGAGATAAAAAAATCAACGCCACTACGATATGTTGGCGTTTTTGTCGATGCACCTATTGATCAGATAGTGGCAACAGCAAAGCAGCTCCAACTTGCTGCCGTCCAACTCCATGGTCAGGAATCTGATGAATTTATCCAATTACTCAAAAAACAACTACCTATACGGTGTGAAATATGGAAAGCAATCGGAGTTGAAAATAAGCTACCCGTTGTGCCTCAAAATGCTGACCGACTTCTATTTGACTGCAAAGTAGGTACACAAACAGGCGGAACAGGACAAACATTCAATTGGGATCTGGTCAAAGACTTTATTAACAACGCAATGTTAGCTGGTGGACTGACCCCTCAGAACACAGCACAGGCTGCACAAATGGGGGCGATAGGTCTGGACTTCAATTCAGGCCTAGAAACAGACCCAGGACAAAAAGACCCAGATAAAATAGCTGAGGTATTCCAGATACTTCGTCACTACCAATAA
- the trpB gene encoding Tryptophan synthase beta chain: MSKLERYFGEFGGQYVPQILLPALDQLEQAFIDAIDDPEFKKDYQKLLNDYAGRPTPLTLCQNLTAGTKSKIYLKREDLLHGGAHKTNQVLGQALLTKRMGKTSVIAETGAGQHGVATALACALMNLKCKIYMGAKDMERQKPNVFRMRLMGAEVIPVSSGSATLKDACNEALRDWSASYQTTHYMLGTAAGPHPFPTIVREFQKMIGEEVKQQMMDHEGRNPDALIACVGGGSNAIGLFCDFIPDESVQLIGVEPAGKGIQTGQHGAPLKHGREGIFFGMRSLLMQDPYGQIEESYSISAGLDFPSVGPQHAYLNSIGRAEYVSVTDDEALDAFEQLSRHEGIIPALESSHALAYALKLIHQDPNKEQLLVVNISGRGDKDIFQVADIFAHRKEYK; the protein is encoded by the coding sequence ATGAGTAAATTAGAGCGTTATTTCGGGGAGTTTGGAGGACAATATGTTCCACAAATATTGCTTCCTGCTTTAGATCAATTAGAACAGGCATTTATTGATGCAATTGATGACCCCGAGTTTAAAAAGGATTACCAAAAGCTACTCAATGATTATGCTGGCAGACCAACTCCCCTGACACTTTGCCAAAATCTGACTGCGGGTACAAAAAGCAAAATTTACCTAAAACGAGAAGATTTATTGCACGGAGGTGCCCATAAAACCAATCAGGTTCTAGGTCAGGCATTACTGACCAAGCGAATGGGAAAAACATCCGTCATTGCTGAAACTGGCGCAGGGCAACATGGTGTAGCAACCGCTCTGGCATGCGCATTAATGAACTTGAAATGCAAAATATACATGGGCGCCAAAGATATGGAACGACAAAAACCCAATGTATTTCGCATGCGGCTCATGGGAGCAGAAGTCATACCTGTCAGCAGTGGCTCGGCAACGCTTAAAGATGCTTGTAATGAAGCCCTACGGGACTGGTCGGCCAGTTATCAAACTACCCACTACATGTTAGGAACTGCCGCAGGACCTCATCCTTTTCCAACAATCGTTCGCGAATTTCAAAAAATGATCGGGGAAGAAGTTAAACAACAGATGATGGACCATGAAGGACGCAACCCTGATGCTCTCATAGCTTGTGTTGGAGGAGGCTCCAATGCAATTGGACTATTTTGTGACTTTATTCCCGACGAATCCGTTCAACTTATTGGAGTGGAACCTGCCGGCAAAGGAATTCAAACAGGTCAGCATGGCGCCCCATTAAAGCATGGCCGTGAAGGTATTTTCTTTGGAATGCGCTCATTACTTATGCAAGATCCATACGGGCAAATAGAAGAATCATATTCAATCTCTGCAGGTCTTGATTTTCCATCTGTCGGACCACAACACGCCTACCTTAATAGTATTGGCCGTGCTGAATATGTCTCTGTGACCGATGATGAAGCTTTAGATGCTTTTGAACAATTATCTCGTCATGAAGGAATTATCCCGGCTCTGGAATCATCTCACGCATTAGCCTACGCCTTAAAATTAATTCATCAGGATCCTAATAAAGAGCAACTACTCGTCGTCAATATATCCGGACGCGGCGATAAAGATATTTTCCAGGTTGCTGACATTTTTGCTCATCGGAAGGAATACAAATGA
- the trpA gene encoding Tryptophan synthase alpha chain, with the protein MNRYQQMFKRLEKTNEGAFVPFVTVGDPNLELSLNVIEALVEGGADALELGFPFSDPVADGPTIQEGNLRSLNAGTTPPLCLDIIKKIRQRHPNLPIGLLLYANLVYSNGIDHFYSELAEAGVDSLLIGDVPTVEAEEYQQTAKKYGIDSIFMVPPDASDATILQIARLGSGYTYLVSRTGTTGTESKAGKPVGHLLEQLQANQASPALLGFGISEPEQVKAAIEAGAAGAISGSAVVKLIEQNLSDPERMCDALRQFTQRMKAATAR; encoded by the coding sequence ATGAACCGTTATCAACAAATGTTCAAACGTCTAGAAAAAACCAATGAAGGTGCATTTGTACCATTCGTCACAGTGGGCGATCCGAACCTCGAACTATCATTAAACGTTATTGAAGCTCTCGTTGAAGGCGGAGCTGACGCTCTCGAGCTCGGTTTCCCATTCTCGGATCCTGTCGCTGACGGGCCAACCATCCAAGAGGGCAACTTAAGATCACTAAATGCTGGAACTACACCACCTTTATGTCTTGATATCATTAAGAAAATAAGACAACGTCACCCCAACCTCCCAATCGGATTACTCCTGTATGCTAATTTAGTTTACAGCAATGGCATTGACCATTTCTATTCAGAATTGGCTGAAGCGGGTGTCGATTCTCTATTAATTGGTGACGTTCCAACTGTCGAAGCTGAAGAATATCAACAAACAGCTAAAAAATATGGCATTGATAGTATTTTTATGGTCCCACCCGATGCAAGTGACGCAACAATTTTACAAATTGCACGATTAGGAAGCGGCTATACTTACTTAGTCAGTCGCACAGGAACCACAGGAACTGAATCAAAAGCTGGCAAACCTGTTGGGCATTTATTAGAGCAACTGCAAGCAAATCAGGCATCCCCAGCTCTATTAGGATTCGGGATCTCCGAGCCTGAACAAGTAAAAGCAGCCATCGAAGCTGGAGCTGCCGGAGCTATTTCAGGTTCAGCTGTTGTTAAGTTAATTGAACAGAATCTGAGTGATCCTGAAAGAATGTGTGATGCGCTCCGTCAATTTACTCAGCGGATGAAAGCAGCCACTGCACGATAA
- the yciB gene encoding putative intracellular septation protein A, which yields MKQLIEFFPLIIFFIVYKLYDIYYASGALIAATGLMLVVYYILYRRVEKMHLITFLAVAVFGGLTIALHNDAFIKWKVTVIYALFTTILLVTQYGFKAPVLKRMLGKELELPERIWGRLNLAWAIFFAICAITNLYVAFFMSQQIWVDFKVFGLFGATLVFTLGSVIYMYRYLPKQAIDNKKD from the coding sequence ATGAAGCAATTAATTGAATTTTTCCCACTGATTATATTTTTTATCGTTTATAAATTATACGATATCTATTATGCAAGTGGTGCTTTAATCGCAGCAACCGGACTCATGTTGGTTGTCTACTATATTCTCTATCGACGTGTAGAGAAAATGCACCTTATCACTTTTCTTGCTGTGGCTGTATTTGGCGGATTAACGATTGCATTACACAATGATGCATTCATTAAATGGAAAGTAACCGTTATCTATGCCTTGTTTACAACGATTCTTCTCGTAACTCAATATGGGTTTAAAGCCCCAGTTCTTAAACGAATGTTAGGAAAAGAACTCGAACTACCAGAACGGATATGGGGGCGACTTAATCTTGCCTGGGCTATCTTTTTCGCAATTTGCGCAATAACCAACCTGTATGTTGCTTTTTTCATGAGCCAGCAAATCTGGGTTGACTTTAAAGTTTTCGGGTTGTTTGGTGCAACATTAGTCTTCACTCTTGGCTCAGTGATCTATATGTATCGTTATCTTCCCAAACAAGCCATTGATAATAAGAAGGATTAA
- the yciI gene encoding Protein YciI, with product MWYVFFSQDVENSLQARMNARPAHLKRLQKLRDEGRLLVAGPMPAIDSQDPGPNGFCGSTVIAEFDSLEEAQDWADHDPYADAGVYASTVVKPFKQVF from the coding sequence ATGTGGTACGTATTTTTTTCTCAAGATGTCGAGAATAGTTTGCAAGCTCGCATGAATGCCAGACCTGCGCATTTGAAGCGGTTACAAAAATTACGCGATGAAGGCCGACTCCTTGTTGCCGGACCAATGCCAGCAATCGACAGCCAGGATCCTGGACCCAATGGTTTTTGCGGCTCAACTGTCATTGCTGAATTTGATTCACTTGAAGAAGCTCAGGACTGGGCAGACCATGACCCATATGCTGATGCAGGGGTTTATGCTTCAACTGTTGTTAAACCGTTCAAACAAGTTTTTTAA